The Cryobacterium roopkundense sequence TTCGTGACGTCTTGTCCCTTGAACCCGGTGCCGTCATCGAACTCGACCGCTCGGCAGGGGCGCCGGCCGACGTCATGCTCAACGGGCGGCTCATCGCGCATGGCGAGATCGTTGTCGTGGACCAGGACTATGCAATTCGCATCACGCAGATTCTCGACGTGGTCGAGGGCGCATCCTAAAGTGGACACCCTGATCGTGGCGTTGCGGGTGGTGGTGTCCCTCTCCGTCGTCCTCGCACTTCTCTGGTACCTGCAGCGCCGCTTCACCAAGGGCGTTCGCGCGCGCGGGGGAGCCAACCTCGTCACCGTCGTGGGCCGACAGGGCCTCGGCCAGAAGGCATCCGTCGTCGTCGTCGACATCGACGGCCAACGCCTCGTACTCGGAGTGACCGAACAATCCGTCACAGTTCTGCACGGCAGCGGCACCCCCGTGCCGGCCGCCGGCCATGAAGCCTTCGCCCGCTCGATGCACACCGCGACCGTCAGCACCGCACCGGAGAGCGACGCCGCGGTGGGCGCGCCCCTGGAATTCCGACCCCGTCGCAAGCCAGTGCAGGCGGGAGCCCTGAGCGGTTCCATCCTGTCGGCCTCCACGTGGCAGCAGGCCGCCGCTGCCCTTCGGCAGGGTCGGTGAACGCCCCCGTCCTCAGGCCCGACTCTTCTGCCGCCACCCTGAAGCGTCGCTTCTCCCTGCGTCTTGCCCTGCTGCTGGCCGCCGTCCTGCTCCTCACGGGGGCACTGCTCTGGTTCACGGCGACAGCGGGTCACGCCCTGCCGGTCGACCCGAAGATGCCGACCGATCCGATCGATCCGACGGCTCCCGTCGACCCTGGCGCGGGCGAAGGCGGTCTGACGATCGACATCAACGGCCCCAACGGCGCGCCGTCGTCTGCGATCGTCACT is a genomic window containing:
- a CDS encoding flagellar biosynthetic protein FliO, whose translation is MDTLIVALRVVVSLSVVLALLWYLQRRFTKGVRARGGANLVTVVGRQGLGQKASVVVVDIDGQRLVLGVTEQSVTVLHGSGTPVPAAGHEAFARSMHTATVSTAPESDAAVGAPLEFRPRRKPVQAGALSGSILSASTWQQAAAALRQGR